From Panicum hallii strain FIL2 chromosome 2, PHallii_v3.1, whole genome shotgun sequence, a single genomic window includes:
- the LOC112880413 gene encoding sec1 family domain-containing protein MIP3 — translation MGSVDLIASCRDSICQIGDEIADAIVYVDAGTLEAFQFIGAFPLLLELGARAVCSLENASPLDAVADWHSTFSHPVRKIVVLTSRLLSDAHRYILRCLGNHGTVSHCMVLTAISEIGHSAYVDSPLGPDAFQEYETLLVQDHEELFKKCEKSNKHKDSISYTGSDFTLDVDKDSEWGSGVHYGSNSESSPTKRNLFDGDLGQLEASRKRLSVTVSHFPMIFSPISSRAFVLPSEGIIADSCLSNEHGDSLGPGLPSISTGKPFDSDEVPPGVTLTAQFLYHLANKMDLKLDIFSLGDTSKIIGKLMMDMSSLYDVGRNKRSAGLLIVDRTLDLLTPCFHGDSFLDRMLSSLPHKERMSSPYSVAKNPQTPSKHSHAAVRRVPLDIKVPFETVFKKEEPKSRTSMVSEGIMSFMSGWNSAEVDTEVTWLPDYSDKAHDDRLGSELGTLSGSLLSNYAGVRYLEALLDRGAKDGLMLIKKWLIEALQHEKLSSASKGRQGASSVSEIHSMVQILSRDQMSLLRNRGVIQLALAAEMTLLEPQSSHWDAFTSAERILSVTSAETTQSLASELRDFINTSTSVDSHKQATTMESSQGLLSFQDVLLLTIIGYILAGENFPTSIAGGPFSWEDERSLKDVVVDSILERPSSVKLRFLHGLDNELEAKARSKDVERNNKDSTEPASNTDDFDDEWGNWDDNDNADDQKEEAYGDMQLKLEVRDRVDQLFKFFHKLSSMRLRNHALGEGLAALSRFETDSYSKKGLLYKLLLALLSRYDIPGLEYHSSAVGRLFKSGLGRFGLGQSKPSFGDQSVLIIFVVGGINTLEVREVMKAISESSRPDVELVLGGTTLLTPDDMFELMLGS, via the exons ATGGGGTCCGTGGATCTGATTGCCTCCTGCCGCGACTCCATATGCCAG ATTGGAGATGAGATTGCGGATGCAATAGTGTATGTTGATGCGGGCACTCTGGAGGCCTTTCAGTTCATAGGAGCGTTTCCTCTGCTTCTTGAGCTTGGTGCTCGTGCTGTGTGCAGCTTGGAGAATGCGTCACCTCTTGATGCT GTTGCTGACTGGCACTCAACATTTTCTCATCCAGTAAGGAAGATTGTAGTGCTTACATCCCGTCTTCTTAGTGATGCACATCGATATATTCTGCGATGCCTGGGCAACCATGGGACTGTTTCACATTGTATGGTGCTGACAGCTATTTCCGAG ATTGGTCATTCAGCATATGTTGATTCTCCACTTGGGCCAGATGCTTTCCAGGAGTACGAGACATTACTCGTTCAGGACCATGAGGAGCTTTTCAAAAAGTGTGAGAAATCAAATAAACATAAAGATAGTATTAGTTACACAGGGAGTGATTTCACCTTAGATGTTGATAAGGATTCTGAATGGGGTTCTGGGGTCCATTATGGATCGAATTCTGAATCTAGCCCAACGAAAAGGAATTTATTTGATGGTGACTTAGGCCAGTTAGAAGCGAGCAGAAAGAGGTTGTCTGTAACTGTGTCTCACTTCCCAATGATTTTCTCTCCTATTTCCTCAAGGGCCTTTGTCTTGCCTTCTGAGGGCATAATTGCTGACTCATGCTTGTCGAATGAGCATGGAGATTCCCTTGGTCCTGGTCTACCCTCCATATCTACTGGTAAACCTTTCGACAGTGATGAGGTGCCTCCAGGAGTGACATTGACTGCTCAGTTCCTGTATCATTTGGCCAATAAG ATGGATCTAAAGCTCGATATATTTTCACTCGGTGATACATCAAAGATCATTGGGAAGCTGATGATGGATATGTCAAGTTTATATGATGTTGGTCGTAATAAGAGATCTGCCGGTCTATTAATCGTAGATCGCACACTTGATCTCCTAACTCCTTGCTTCCATGGTGACTCATTTCTTGATAGGATGCTGTCCTCGTTGCCACACAAGGAAAGGATGTCATCACCATATTCTGTAGCGAAAAATCCACAGACTCCAAGCAAGCATTCTCACGCTGCTGTTAGACGTGTCCCACTGGATATAAAGGTTCCTTTTGAGACAGTTTTTAAGAAGGAAGAACCTAAGAGTAGGACCAGTATGGTGTCTGAAGGTATCATGTCATTTATGTCTGGATGGAACTCTGCTGAAGTTGACACTGAAGTTACCTGGCTACCTGATTATTCTGACAAAGCACACGATGACAGACTTGGCAGTGAACTTGGCACTCTAAGTGGTTCACTCCTATCGAATTATGCTGGAGTACGCTACTTAGAAGCATTATTAGACAGAGGAGCAAAAGATGGGTTAATGCTGATTAAGAAATGGCTTATCGAAGCTCTTCAGCATGAGAAACTATCCTCTGCATCTAAAGGTCGACAAGGAGCCTCATCTGTTTCAGAGATTCATTCTATGGTGCAAATACTCTCACGAGACCAGATGTCACTGTTAAGAAACCGAGGAGTTATCCAGTTAGCTCTGGCTGCTGAAATGACTCTCCTGGAGCCTCAAAGTTCTCACTGGGATGCTTTTACTAGTGCTGAGAGAATATTAAGTGTAACATCTGCAGAGACGACTCAAAGTCTTGCCAGTGAGCTTCGTGATTTCATCAACACTAGCACTTCAGTGGACTCTCACAAACAAGCTACTACAATGGAGTCTTCACAGGGATTACTTAGTTTTCAGGATGTATTACTTCTAACAATTATTGGGTATATCTTGGCTGGTGAGAATTTTCCTACATCAATAGCTGGTGGTCCCTTTTCTTGGGAAGATGAGCGGTCTCTTAAAGATGTCGTGGTAGACTCTATCCTTGAGCGACCATCATCGGTGAAGCTACGATTCCTTCATGGCCTGGATAATGAACTTGAAGCTAAAGCAAGATCCAAAGATGTTGAGAGAAATAATAAGGATTCTACTGAGCCAGCATCCAATACTGATGATTTTGATGATGAGTGGGGTAACTGGGATGACAATGATAATGCCGATGACCAAAAGGAGGAAGCTTATGGGGACATGCAACTTAAGTTGGAAGTCCGAGATAGGGTTGATCAACTTTTCAAATTCTTTCACAAATTGTCCAGTATGAGGTTAAGAAACCATGCTCTTGGAGAAGGCCTAGCAGCATTAAGTAGATTTGAAACTGATAGCTACTCAAAGAAAGGCTTGCTTTATAAATTGCTATTAGCTCTGTTGTCAAGGTACGATATACCTGGCCTCGAATACCATTCATCAGCTGTTGGTCGTTTATTCAAGAGTGGATTAGGGAGATTTGGGCTTGGACAG TCCAAACCAAGTTTTGGTGATCAAAGTGTGCTTATCATTTTTGTTGTGGGGGGTATTAATACTCTGGAG GTGCGGGAAGTTATGAAGGCAATCTCAGAGAGCAGCAGACCAGATGTGGAGCTTGTTCTTGGCGGTACCACCCTTCTCACTCCAGATGACATGTTTGAGTTGATGTTGGGCTCATAA